In the Pseudonocardia sediminis genome, CCTGCTCGACGGTGCCGGCCAGCGCGGCGAGCTGCTGCTGCACCGCCTGGAACCGGCCGATCGGCCGGCCGAACTGTTCGCGCTCGCCGGCGTACCGCACGGTCAGGTCGAGAACTCGTCGCAGCGATCCGTTCATCAGCAGGGCGCGGCCGAGCGTGCCGCGCAGGGTGAGATCCTCCGGCCCGTCACCTGTCGTCAGCGGCGTGCACGCCACCCCGTCGTCGGGCAGGAGGAGCGCGTCGCGGGGCTCGCCGGCGATGTTCGTCCCGGGCTCGACGACGCAATCACCCGGATCGATCATGGCGAGCACCGGGTGGCCCGGCGGCTCCGGCATCGCGGTGAGCAGCACGACCTGCCGGCCGGCCCGGGCCCACGCGACGTCGGGGAGCCGGCCGGTCGCCCGCCGTCCCGAGCCGTCGATCGCCACCGCCGCCGCGGCCCGCGGGACCACGACGAGCGGGCCGGGCGGGACGGGTCGCCCGGCCGCCGCCAGTGCCCCGGCGGCCAGCGCGTTCTCCAGCAGCGGCACCGGAGCGGCGTGGTAGCCGCAGGCGTGCAGGAGGACGGCCAGGTCGCGCAGGGTCCCGCCGCTGCCGCCGGCCGCGTCCGGGACCGCGACCAGGGTGAGGCCGGCCGCCGCGAGCCGGTCCCACAGACCAGGGCTCCAGCCGTACCGGGCCGCCTCGTCGCGCGTGTCATCGGCGTCGTCGGCCAGTAGCGCGGACACCGTGTCCCGCAGCAGCTCTGCCACCTCAAACCTCCAGCCCGCGGGCGACGAGGCCGCGCAGGATCTCGTTCGTTCCACCACGGAGCGTGAACGACGGTGCGGCCAGCTGGGCGTCGCGGAGCAACCCGGCCAGCGCGCCGCTCGCGGCCGGGCCGCCCGCCCGCCGGGCGATGTCGACGATCTCGCCCTCGAGCCGGGTGCCGACGTCCTTCACCAGCGCCGCCGCGGTGTCGGTCGGTTTCCCCCACTCAAGGAGGTCCTGCACCCGCAGCGAGAGCATCCGCAGCGCCCACAGCCGAGCCGTCGCCGATCCGATGTCGACCAGCGCGGCTGTGTCCTGCCCGACCTGCCCGGACGTCAACTCGGCGAGCAGCGGGAACGTGCTCAGGTAGCGCTCGGGGCCGCTGCGCTCGAACGCGAGCTCCGCGAGCACGCCACGCCACCCATCGCCCACCGTCCCGACGACCATGTCGGCGGGCACGTCGACGTCGTCCAGGGTGACCTCGGTGAAGTGCGCCTCGCCGGTCATCACCTCGATCGGACGGACGTGCACGCCGGGGGCGTCGAGTCGGATCAGCAGCTGGGAGAGGCCGGTGTGCCGGTCGCCCTCCCGGGGCGCGGTGCGCACGAGTGCGAGCAGGTAGTGGCTGCGATGCGCGTGGCTGGTCCAGACCTTGCGCCGACTCACCCGCCAGCCGGTCGCGGTCGGGGTGGCCCGGGTCCGAACCGACGCGAGGTCGGAGCCGCTGTCCGCCTCGCTCAGCCCCGCAGCGACGAACAGCCGTCCGCGGGCGATCTCCGGCAGGAACGCCCGCTTCTGGCGTTCGGTCCCGACCCGCAGCAGCAGCGGACCCGTCTGCCGGTCGGCGATCCAGTGTGCGGCGATCGGCGCACCGGCGGCGAGCAGCTCCTCGACGACCGTGAACCGCTCCCGTGGCGAGCGGCCGGCCCCGCCGTAGCGCCGCGGCCAGGTCATCCCGAGCCAGCCGCGGTCGCCCAGCCTGCGGCTGAACTCCGCCGAGTGTCCCTGGATCCAGGAGTCGCAGGACGGTGCGAACGTACCCGCGTCGAGCTAGTCGGCCAGGAAGCGGCGCACGTCCGCGCGGAGCGTGGTGAGGGTCGCTTCGGTCGTTGTCGTCATCGGCGGGCCCTTCGTTCCGCAGCAGGCAAGCCTGCTAATGATGCGCATTATATGAGCGCTCGTCGTGTGCGGTGTCAACGTCACCGTCCAGGTCGCGAGGCAGCGCTCCCGGCGCGCACGGGCCTCCGCTCCCGGGTCGCCGCGTTCCACAGGCGTGAACGGTTCTTGACAGCCACGACGGCCTCCTGCACATTGCTGCACATCATTTGCTGACATGCAAGCATGTCAGGAGTTGTCGAGTCCGAGTAAGTCCCGTCGTCGCAGCGAGGTGCCGAAGGTGACAGTGGCCTTCCAACCAGACCCGGACCTCCACCAACCCCGACCCGACACGACCGGGATACCGCGCCGCCCGGAGAGCTCCCCGTCCCACCGACCCCTCCGACCGGAGATCGCACTGTCCTGGCAGCGGTCGGCACGCAGCGGTGTGCACCGCGACGGCGTCGAGGTGCCGCACGGCTGCGGGCAGGGGCACGAACGATCCTGCCGGTTGCTCCGGGCCGCCGCGGCGGTCGTGGACCGACTCGCCGGCCGGCTGGACGGGGAGCCGCTGGCGATCGTCGTCGCGGACGCCGAGGCGCGCGTCCTCGCCCGCCGCGTGGGGCGCGTGGACGTGGCGGACTGGCTCGACGGCCTGCGCATCGTCCCCGGTGCCCTGCTGTCCGAGGAGGCGATCGGGACGAACGCCATCGGGTGCGCGGTGCAGGAGCGCCGCTCGTTCGCGGTGGTCGGCGCGGAGCACTATCGGGACAACCTGTGGCGGCTGAGCGCGCGGGCGGTGCCGATCCGACAGCCGGTCACCGGCGTGCTCAAGGGCGCACTCACGCTCGCCTGCCGGACCGAGGACGACAGCGTCCTGCTGCTGCCGCTGGTCGAGGCGGCGGCGGCCCGGATCGAGGCCCAGCTCGTCGACGACTCCACCCGCCGGGAGAGGCTGCTGTTGGAGCGCTTCGTCCAGGTCACCCGGCGGACCACGACGGCGGTGGTGTGCCTGAACCGGGACCTGCTGCTGAGCAACACCCTGGCGTGCCCGCTCGTCGGGCCGGCCGACCAACCGGTGCTCTGGGACTGGGCCGCGCGGGTGCTCGCCGGGCGTGACGAGTACTGCGGCGAGCTCCGGCTGGCCGACGGCACGGTCGTACGGGCGCGGTGCACGCAGGTGCGCGACGACGAGCGCGAGGCGGGGATCGTGATCGAGATGTCGGCGCGCCTGGTCGCCGTCGCGCCGGTCGCGCCGGCCCCGCCAGCCGGATCCGCGCCGGCCCGCGGGGCCTGCGGCACCGGCGGAGCCGTCGCCGGCCGGGGTGCGGCGGCGGAGCGGATCCGTCGCGAGCTCGCGTCCGTGGCCGAGACCCGGCGGCCGGTACTGATCTCCGGTGAGACCGGCACCGGCAAGTCGTTCCTGGCCCGGCACCTGCACCAGCACGACGGCCGGGACGGGCCCCTGACGGTGCTCGACACCGGGCAGTGTCCGGACGACCCGCGGACGTGGTTCGAGGCCCTGCGCACCGGTCTCGCCGGCCCGGGAACGCTCGTGCTCCGACACATCGACGCGCTGCCACCCGAGCTGGCCGCGCGTGCGGTCAGCATGGTCGAGCAGGCCGACGAGCAGGCCGCGCGGGTGATCGCCACCGCGCGCCTGATCGAGGGCGACGCGGTGGCCGGGCCGATCGCGGCCGGGGCGGCCGCCCGGCTGCGGGACTGCTTCGCCGCGCGGCTGCACGTGCCGCCGCTGCGCCGGCGGATCGAGGACATCGCCGACGTCGCCCGGGCGCTGGTCGGTGACCTCACCGACCGCACGCCGGCACCGCGGCTGGAACCGGCCACCCAGCAGACCCTGATGGGCCAGCTGTGGCCGGGCAACGTGCGCGAGCTGCGGGCCGTCCTGGGCAGCGCGCTGATCCGCTCGCGTGGGCGCGACGTCGCGATCAAACACCTCCCGCCCGAGTACCGCACCGCGCCGATCCGGCACCGGCTGACCTCGTTGCAGCGCGCCGAGCGCGAGGCCGTCCTGAACGCACTGGACGACTGCCGCGGCAACAAGCAAGCGGCGGCCGAGCAGCTCGGCATCGCGCGGTCCACGCTCTATCGCAAGATCAGAATCCTGGGCGTCGACAGCCGCTCGCTGAGCGGCTGAGGAGGGGAGCGACGTGCTGTACGAACTCAGGGAGTACACGGTCGTGCCGGGCAAGCTGCCGGCGCTGATCGCCCGCTTCACCGACCACACGCTCGGGCTCTTCGAGAAGCACGGCATCGAGGTGGAGTTCATCTCGCACACCGAGTTCGGTGAGAACAGCATCGGCGAGGTCGTGTACGCCGTGCGCTGGGAGTCCTACCAGCAGATGCAGGAGGGCTGGGCACGGATGTTCGCCGACCCCGAATGGCAGCGGGTGAAGGCCGAGAGCGAGCGGGACGGCCCCCTGAACTCCTGCGTGCGCCGCCGGCTGCTGAACACCGCCCCGTTCGACGCGCGGTAGCGCGGTGCCGGAGTTCGAGTTCCTGCGCCGGCTGCCGGTGATCGCCGCGGGGCACCGTGGTGGGTCGACCTGGGCTCGATGCGGATGTTCGGCTGCGGCGGCGCCGACGTGCCGCCCGACCTGATCCGACGGGCCGAGGTGGAGCATGCTCCGCAGATGCTCAGCGGCGCCAGACCACGGGCCGGCTGACGAGGTAGCGGTGCTTCTTGTGCCAGTAGCGGTACGCCTCGTCGAGATGCTCGCGCATCATCCGCTCGGCGAGCGAGCCGTCCCCGACGCGCAGCGCCTCGACGATCCGGGCGTGCGCGTGCGCCGCCGCAACGTAGCGCCGCGACGAGTAGGTGACCCCGCCGGCGATCCCGTCAGCGATGCTACCCAGGCTGGACAGGAAGACCTGCAGCACGACGCTGTGCGCCGCCTTGGACAGGGTGGAGTGAAAGACCTGATTCTGCTCCTGGAAGACCTCGGGTTTCGGGTCCTCCAGGATGATGCCGATGCTCGCCTCCATCGCGTCGAGGTCGGCGTCGGAGATCCGGGTCGCCGCCAACCGGGCGATCGTGGGCTCGAGGGCGCGGCGGGCCTCCATCACGTCCTCCAGCGAGGCGTCCTCGAACTGCAGGATCAGCGTGAGGGCCTCGCCGAGGTCCTCCGGAAGGGGACGGCGCACCACCGGGCCACCCCCGGGCCCCGGCCGCAGCGTGATGACGTTACGCACCTCGAGCAGCCGCAGCGCCTCCCGGATCGTGGACCGGCCGACGTCGAAACTCTCGATCATCTCCTTCTCGGTGGGCAGCACGCTGCCCTCGGCGAGCTTCGCATTCACGATGTGGTTCGCCAATTCGCGGGCGATCACCTCGGACATCTTCGGGTTCCGCCGGTTCTTTCCCCACACATCGGTACTCATCTCGGCGCACCTCCCGCTGGCGTGTCGGGACGGTGGCACGAGGGACCGCCCGGACGGCCCGCCCATAATAGCTGCGCATGATGATGCGAGCTAGGCGCCCGCCACGCCACGGGCACCGCGCGCCTCTGCTCCCATAAGCACAGGTCGGGAGTGGTTCGAGCGGGCGCCGGCTGCGTCACACTGCACCCGGAGTGTTGCAAGTTCGGACAGCCCCGCTACGGCCGGCCCGACTAGCGTGTGTGCCACGAAGATTTCCGGACAGCCGTGGAAAGAAGGTCCGGGAATGGGCCCCACGGCACAGGAGCAGGTGGAGGAGTCCGCACGTGAAGTTCGTCTATTTCATGCTTCCGGCGCTTCCGGCATCAGAAAGCGAGAGGGAAGCCCTGCGTCCCATCGGTCACCGGACCGAAAAATGGCAGCAGATGCTCAAGCAGGTCCGCTGGTCGAAGCCGTGCGACGGATGGCCAAGGGCCGGGTCGGTGAGGACTGGCCCGCGGACTTCGACGCGATGCTCGCGTACGCGGGAAGCAAGGGCTGGCTGACCGACGACCGGGTCGGCATCCAGGCCCACTGCGAATGGCACTTACCCCAACCTCCGAAGGAGACATGACATGGCGTTCTACACCGTGGTCTGGCGCTACACCGAGGACACGGAGCTGATCGACCGGGAACGCGGCCCGCACGGCGCGTACCTGAAGGAGCAGGTGGCGAACGGCGTCATCCGCGTCGCTGGCCCGTTCGAGGACGGCACCGGAGGGATCCTGGTCGCCGAGGTTGCCGACCAGACCCAGCTGAAGTCCGTACTCGAGGGTGACCCGTACGTGGCGCAAGGCGTGGTCGTCAACACCCAGATCTACCCCTTCAAGCCGGTGCTCGGAGCGCTGGCATGAGTGCGCCAGCACGGCCGGCGCCGCTCGAGTCGATCGCCGTCGGTGACATCCGGATCACCTACCTGCCTGACGGTGACGCCTCCGTCTCGGCCGAGGCGGTGTTCCCGGCCGCCGGCAGGGAGCTGTGGGCGGCCCACCGCGAGCTGTTCGACGCCGATGGCCTGCTGCTGCTCACCCTCGGTGGCTTCCTCATCGAGACCCGCGGCCAGAAGATCGTCGTCGACCTCGGGTTCGGGGACATGACCGTGCCGTTCGCGCCGGTCGGCGGGGAGTTCCGCGGTGGGGAGCTGCTGTCGAGCCTGCGCAGGGCCGGGGTGCAGCCGGCCGACGTCGACCTCGTGTTCTACACCCACCTGCACCTGGACCACGTGGGGTGGACCTCGCAGAACGGCTCGCTGACCTTCCCGAACGCCCGGCACCTGATCGGGGACGGAGAGTTCGAGTTCTGGCAGGGCGTCACCGACGAGGGCCTGCTCGCGGTTGGGCCGCA is a window encoding:
- a CDS encoding acyl-CoA dehydrogenase family protein, with the protein product MAELLRDTVSALLADDADDTRDEAARYGWSPGLWDRLAAAGLTLVAVPDAAGGSGGTLRDLAVLLHACGYHAAPVPLLENALAAGALAAAGRPVPPGPLVVVPRAAAAVAIDGSGRRATGRLPDVAWARAGRQVVLLTAMPEPPGHPVLAMIDPGDCVVEPGTNIAGEPRDALLLPDDGVACTPLTTGDGPEDLTLRGTLGRALLMNGSLRRVLDLTVRYAGEREQFGRPIGRFQAVQQQLAALAGTVEQAGAIADLAVSAVERDERAAEAVMAAKICAGHAAAVAIAVGHQVHGAIGFTVEHELHRHTRRLMAWRDEDGSESQRAAELGARVTGAGPGGLWELLTGRPAAGAAR
- a CDS encoding acyl-CoA dehydrogenase family protein, with product MQGHSAEFSRRLGDRGWLGMTWPRRYGGAGRSPRERFTVVEELLAAGAPIAAHWIADRQTGPLLLRVGTERQKRAFLPEIARGRLFVAAGLSEADSGSDLASVRTRATPTATGWRVSRRKVWTSHAHRSHYLLALVRTAPREGDRHTGLSQLLIRLDAPGVHVRPIEVMTGEAHFTEVTLDDVDVPADMVVGTVGDGWRGVLAELAFERSGPERYLSTFPLLAELTSGQVGQDTAALVDIGSATARLWALRMLSLRVQDLLEWGKPTDTAAALVKDVGTRLEGEIVDIARRAGGPAASGALAGLLRDAQLAAPSFTLRGGTNEILRGLVARGLEV
- a CDS encoding sigma-54-dependent Fis family transcriptional regulator, which gives rise to MLRAAAAVVDRLAGRLDGEPLAIVVADAEARVLARRVGRVDVADWLDGLRIVPGALLSEEAIGTNAIGCAVQERRSFAVVGAEHYRDNLWRLSARAVPIRQPVTGVLKGALTLACRTEDDSVLLLPLVEAAAARIEAQLVDDSTRRERLLLERFVQVTRRTTTAVVCLNRDLLLSNTLACPLVGPADQPVLWDWAARVLAGRDEYCGELRLADGTVVRARCTQVRDDEREAGIVIEMSARLVAVAPVAPAPPAGSAPARGACGTGGAVAGRGAAAERIRRELASVAETRRPVLISGETGTGKSFLARHLHQHDGRDGPLTVLDTGQCPDDPRTWFEALRTGLAGPGTLVLRHIDALPPELAARAVSMVEQADEQAARVIATARLIEGDAVAGPIAAGAAARLRDCFAARLHVPPLRRRIEDIADVARALVGDLTDRTPAPRLEPATQQTLMGQLWPGNVRELRAVLGSALIRSRGRDVAIKHLPPEYRTAPIRHRLTSLQRAEREAVLNALDDCRGNKQAAAEQLGIARSTLYRKIRILGVDSRSLSG
- a CDS encoding NIPSNAP family protein, which translates into the protein MLYELREYTVVPGKLPALIARFTDHTLGLFEKHGIEVEFISHTEFGENSIGEVVYAVRWESYQQMQEGWARMFADPEWQRVKAESERDGPLNSCVRRRLLNTAPFDAR
- a CDS encoding FadR/GntR family transcriptional regulator, with protein sequence MSTDVWGKNRRNPKMSEVIARELANHIVNAKLAEGSVLPTEKEMIESFDVGRSTIREALRLLEVRNVITLRPGPGGGPVVRRPLPEDLGEALTLILQFEDASLEDVMEARRALEPTIARLAATRISDADLDAMEASIGIILEDPKPEVFQEQNQVFHSTLSKAAHSVVLQVFLSSLGSIADGIAGGVTYSSRRYVAAAHAHARIVEALRVGDGSLAERMMREHLDEAYRYWHKKHRYLVSRPVVWRR
- a CDS encoding YciI family protein, which encodes MAFYTVVWRYTEDTELIDRERGPHGAYLKEQVANGVIRVAGPFEDGTGGILVAEVADQTQLKSVLEGDPYVAQGVVVNTQIYPFKPVLGALA
- a CDS encoding MBL fold metallo-hydrolase; translation: MSAPARPAPLESIAVGDIRITYLPDGDASVSAEAVFPAAGRELWAAHRELFDADGLLLLTLGGFLIETRGQKIVVDLGFGDMTVPFAPVGGEFRGGELLSSLRRAGVQPADVDLVFYTHLHLDHVGWTSQNGSLTFPNARHLIGDGEFEFWQGVTDEGLLAVGPHPDAVQAPLQGRAESASDGALIASGVNVLASPGHTPGHCSLVVSSGTDRAIILGDVVHCPLQLADGDLQIIFDVDPETAGETRNKIAAELEGDPRAVVGEGHFSGSAFGRIVQANGRRWTPLS